A single region of the Epinephelus moara isolate mb chromosome 16, YSFRI_EMoa_1.0, whole genome shotgun sequence genome encodes:
- the wnt1 gene encoding protein Wnt-1, with the protein MRSLALLLGVKAACILLVSSLSGTGAVNNSGRWWGIVNVASSSNLLTNSKNVQLVLDPSLALLSRRQRRLIRQNPGILHAIAAGLHTAIKECKWQFRNRRWNCPTTHSPAVFGKIVNRGCRETAFVFAITSAGVTHAVARSCSEGAIESCTCDYRRRGPGGPDWHWGGCSDNVDFGRMFSREFVDSSERGRDLRYLTNLHNNEAGRMTVSSEMRQECKCHGMSGSCTVRTCWMRLPSFRTVGDFLKDRFDGASRVVYANKGSNRASHRADPRHLEPENPAHKPPSAMDLVYFEKSPNFCSYNGKTGTLGTSGRTCNSSSPGLDGCELLCCGRGFKTRTESVTERCHCTFHWCCHVSCLNCTSTRTLHQCL; encoded by the exons ATGAGGAGTCTGGCGCTGCTGTTAGGGGTGAAAGCCGCCTGTATCCTGCTGGTGTCTTCGCTCTCAGGCACAGGGGCCGTCAACAACAGCGGCCGGTGGTG GGGTATTGTCAATGTGGCCTCCTCATCCAACCTCCTCACCAATTCCAAAAACGTGCAGTTGGTCCTGGACCCGAGCCTGGCCCTGCTCAGTCGTCGCCAGCGCCGGCTGATTCGGCAGAATCCTGGCATCCTGCACGCCATCGCCGCTGGGCTGCACACTGCCATAAAGGAGTGCAAGTGGCAGTTCCGCAACCGCCGCTGGAACTGTCCGACCACCCACAGCCCAGCAGTTTTTGGGAAAATTGTCAATCGTG GTTGCCGAGAGACAGCATTTGTATTTGCCATTACCAGCGCAGGGGTGACCCACGCTGTGGCTCGCTCCTGCTCGGAAGGGGCCATTGAGTCGTGCACATGTGATTACCGCCGCAGAGGTCCCGGAGGGCCAGACTGGCACTGGGGGGGCTGCAGTGACAATGTGGACTTTGGCCGGATGTTCAGCCGTGAGTTTGTGGACTCCAGCGAGAGGGGCAGAGACCTGCGCTACCTCACCAACCTACACAATAATGAGGCTGGCAGAATG ACTGTGTCATCAGAGATGCGTCAGGAGTGTAAGTGCCATGGCATGTCAGGCTCCTGCACAGTGCGCACCTGTTGGATGCGCCTGCCCAGCTTCCGCACAGTGGGAGACTTCCTTAAAGACCGGTTTGATGGTGCATCCAGAGTCGTTTATGCCAACAAGGGAAGCAACCGCGCCTCTCACAGAGCCGACCCCAGACATCTGGAGCCTGAAAACCCAGCTCACAAACCCCCCTCTGCCATGGACCTGGTCTATTTTGAGAAATCACCAAACTTCTGCTCCTACAATGGCAAAACTGGCACTTTGGGAACTtctgggagaacatgcaacaGCTCCTCTCCAGGCCTTGATGGATGTGAGCTGCTCTGCTGTGGACGTGGGTTTAAGACTCGGACTGAGAGTGTGACTGAACGTTGCCACTGCACCTTCCACTGGTGCTGTCATGTCAGCTGCTTGAACTGCACCAGTACACGAACGTTACACCAGTGTCTATGA
- the wnt10b gene encoding protein Wnt-10b, translating to MELSNKLRWDQFLILAAALMSPALTVLCNDILSLKVAGDPVLTPNSVCLRLAGLSKRQMRMCVRSPDVTASALQGIQVAIHECQHQLRDQRWNCSSLEGLGKLPHHNTILNRGFRESAFSLALLAAGVAHSVASACSMGKLRGCGCEAKRRQDDDKIRLKLTQLQLQTLQKGGVGLGMTRSLPSGLNGHHGDLPANLRSTHPSALLKPLPDELSSMQETWEWGGCSHDVRFGDRFSRDWLDSRGSPRDIHARMRIHNNRVGRQIVTDNMKRKCKCHGTSGSCQFKTCWHVSPEFRLVGSLLKDKFLSAIFVNSQNKNNGVFNPRTGNGASGSTGGLNGGRRRSMSRELVYFEKSPDFCERDASVDSPGTQGRICNKTSYSTDSCGSLCCGRGHNILKQTRSERCNCRFHWCCYVLCEECRLTEWVNVCK from the exons ATGGAGCTATCAAACAAACTCCGTTGGGACCAATTCCTGATTTTGGCAGCAGCACTTATGTCACCTGCATTAAC ggTGCTGTGTAATGATATCCTCAGCCTGAAGGTGGCAGGAGATCCAGTGCTAACCCCCAACTCGGTGTGCCTGAGGCTGGCAGGCCTCAGTAAACGTCAGATGCGGATGTGTGTGCGGAGCCCCGATGTCACGGCCTCCGCTCTGCAGGGCATCCAGGTGGCCATCCATGAATGCCAGCACCAGCTCCGTGACCAGCGCTGGAACTGCTCCTCTCTGGAGGGCCTTGGGAAGCTTCCGCACCACAACACCATCCTCAACAGGG GTTTCCGCGAGAGTGCCTTCTCTCTGGCCTTGTTGGCAGCGGGTGTGGCTCACTCTGTGGCCTCGGCCTGCAGCATGGGCAAGCTGCGGGGGTGTGGCTGCGAGGCCAAGCGTCGCCAGGACGATGACAAGATCCGGCTGAAActcacacagctgcagctgcagacccTGCAGAAGGGTGGAGTAGGCCTCGGCATGACACGGTCATTACCCTCAGGGCTGAACGGTCACCATGGCGACCTGCCCGCTAACCTGCGCTCCACCCACCCCTCCGCCCTGCTCAAGCCTTTACCAGATGAGCTGAGCTCCATGCAGGAGACGTGGGAGTGGGGGGGCTGCAGTCATGACGTCCGTTTTGGTGACCGTTTTTCCAGGGACTGGCTCGACTCCCGTGGGTCTCCAAGAGACATCCACGCTCGCATGAGGATACATAACAACCGGGTGGGACGACAG ATAGTGACTGACAACATGAAGAGGAAGTGCAAATGTCATGGCACATCAGGGAGCTGTCAGTTCAAGACCTGCTGGCATGTGTCTCCAGAGTTCCGGCTTGTGGGTTCTCTACTCAAGGACAAGTTCCTGTCAGCCATCTTTGTCAACTCCCAGAACAAGAACAATGGGGTTTTTAACCCTCGAACTGGAAACGGTGCCAGCGGGAGTACAGGGGGACTCAACGGAGGTCGCCGCCGATCCATGTCTAGAGAGCTGGTGTACTTTGAGAAGTCTCCTGATTTCTGTGAGCGCGATGCATCAGTAGACTCTCCGGGTACACAAGGACGCATCTGCAACAAAACCAGCTACAGCACAGACAGCTGCGGCTCGCTGTGCTGCGGCCGTGGACACAACATCCTGAAACAGACACGCAGCGAGCGCTGCAATTGTAGGTTCCACTGGTGTTGCTACGTGCTGTGTGAGGAGTGCCGTCTCACGGAGTGGGTCAATGTGTGCAAGTAG
- the arf3a gene encoding ADP-ribosylation factor 3a: MGNIFGNLLKSLIGKKEMRILMVGLDAAGKTTILYKLKLGEIVTTIPTIGFNVETVEYKNISFTVWDVGGQDKIRPLWRHYFQNTQGLIFVVDSNDRERVNEAREELMRMLAEDELRDAVLLVFANKQDLPNAMNAAEITDKLGLHSLRHRNWYIQATCATSGDGLYEGLDWLANQLKNKK, from the exons ATGGGGAACATCTTTGGTAACCTGTTGAAGAGCCTGATAGGCAAGAAGGAGATGAGGATTCTTATGGTGGGGCTGGACGCTGCCGGGAAAACCACCATCCTCTACAAGCTGAAGCTGGGGGAGATCGTTACCACCATCCCCACAATTG gttTCAATGTTGAGACGGTGGAGTACAAGAACATCAGCTTCACCGTGTGGGACGTGGGTGGCCAGGACAAGATCCGTCCCCTGTGGAGGCACTACTTCCAGAACACTCAGG GTTTGATCTTTGTGGTGGACAGCAATGACCGTGAGCGTGTGAATGAAGCTCGGGAGGAACTGATGAGGATGCTGGCTGAGGACGAGCTGCGGGATGCTGTTCTGCTCGTCTTTGCCAACAAACAG GACCTGCCCAATGCCATGAACGCCGCAGAGATCACAGACAAGCTGGGCCTTCACTCGCTACGCCACCGCAACTGGTACATTCAGGCCACCTGCGCCACCAGTGGAGACGGTCTCTACGAGGGCCTGGACTGGCTGGCCAATCAGCTGAAGAACAAAAAGTGA